A single region of the Solwaraspora sp. WMMD406 genome encodes:
- a CDS encoding DUF397 domain-containing protein → MTPQVSTPDRDWFTSSRSSDNALCVEVRFAGGQVDVRDTKDRTGPTLAFGPTTWTSFVTGLKNG, encoded by the coding sequence ATGACCCCTCAGGTCAGCACCCCGGACCGGGACTGGTTCACGTCGTCGCGCAGCTCCGACAACGCCCTCTGTGTCGAGGTCCGCTTCGCTGGCGGCCAGGTGGACGTACGCGACACCAAGGACCGCACCGGCCCGACGCTCGCCTTCGGCCCCACCACCTGGACCAGCTTCGTCACCGGCCTCAAGAACGGGTGA